One region of Mycobacterium riyadhense genomic DNA includes:
- a CDS encoding ABC transporter permease, which produces MAEHSGFWGETWRGLRRRPKFVVAAVMILFILVVAAFPATFTAADPTYADPSQSMLAPSAAHWFGTDLQGHDIYARTVYGARASITVGLGATLVAFVVGGALGALAGFYGGWVDALISRIADVFFGLPLLLAAIVLMQVLHHRTVWTVIAILALFGWPQVARIARSSVLEVRASDYVLAAKALGLNGFRILLRHVVPNALGPVVAVATIALGIFIVTEATLSYLGVGLPTSVVSWGGDINVAQTRLRAGSTILFYPAGALAITVLAFMMMGDALRDALDPASRAWRA; this is translated from the coding sequence ATGGCTGAGCACAGCGGTTTTTGGGGCGAGACTTGGCGCGGACTGCGCCGACGGCCCAAGTTTGTCGTCGCCGCCGTGATGATTCTGTTCATTCTCGTGGTTGCGGCGTTTCCGGCGACGTTCACCGCAGCCGATCCAACCTATGCAGATCCCAGCCAGAGCATGCTGGCGCCGTCGGCGGCGCATTGGTTCGGGACCGACCTGCAGGGCCACGACATCTACGCGCGCACCGTCTATGGTGCGCGGGCCTCGATCACGGTTGGGTTGGGAGCCACGCTGGTCGCTTTCGTCGTCGGAGGGGCGCTGGGCGCATTGGCCGGGTTCTACGGCGGCTGGGTCGACGCCCTGATTTCGCGCATTGCCGATGTGTTTTTCGGATTACCGTTGTTGTTGGCCGCGATCGTGCTCATGCAGGTCTTGCATCACCGCACGGTGTGGACGGTGATCGCCATTTTGGCCTTGTTCGGATGGCCGCAAGTGGCCAGGATCGCCCGCAGTTCGGTGCTGGAGGTGCGGGCCAGTGATTATGTTCTAGCGGCTAAGGCGTTGGGGTTGAACGGGTTTCGGATACTGCTGCGGCACGTGGTGCCCAACGCCCTGGGGCCGGTGGTCGCGGTCGCCACCATTGCCCTGGGTATCTTTATCGTCACCGAAGCGACGTTGTCCTACCTCGGAGTCGGGCTGCCGACGTCAGTGGTGTCCTGGGGCGGCGACATCAATGTGGCGCAGACCCGGCTGCGTGCGGGGTCGACGATACTGTTCTATCCCGCTGGGGCGCTGGCAATTACGGTGCTGGCTTTCATGATGATGGGTGACGCGCTGCGGGATGCGCTGGATCCGGCTTCACGGGCGTGGCGAGCATGA
- a CDS encoding ABC transporter permease, whose product MIWYVVRRVAVMVPVFFGATLLIYGMVFLLPGDPIAALAGDRPLSPAVAAQLRARYHLDDPFLLQYLRYLGGLLHGDLGRAYSGLPVSAVLAHAFPVTIRLALIALAVESVLGIGFGVIAGLRTRGVFDATVLVTGLIIIAIPIFVLGFLAQFVFGVWLGLAPVTVGGRATFARLLLPGIVLGAVSFAYVVRLTRSAVAANAHADYVRTATAKGLSRPRVVTVHILRNSLIPVVTFLGADLGALMGGAIVTEGIFNIHGVGGVLYQAVTRQEAPTVVSIVTVLVLIYLITNLLVDLLYAALDPRIRYG is encoded by the coding sequence ATGATTTGGTACGTGGTTCGCCGGGTCGCCGTGATGGTGCCGGTATTCTTCGGAGCCACGCTGCTGATCTATGGCATGGTCTTTCTGCTGCCCGGAGACCCGATTGCCGCGCTCGCAGGCGACCGGCCGCTGAGCCCCGCGGTCGCCGCCCAGCTGCGTGCCCGGTACCACCTCGACGATCCGTTCCTGCTGCAGTACCTGCGCTATCTTGGCGGCCTACTGCACGGCGACCTGGGTCGTGCCTATTCCGGGCTGCCGGTCAGTGCCGTTCTAGCACATGCATTTCCGGTCACCATCAGGCTCGCGCTGATCGCACTTGCGGTGGAGTCGGTGCTGGGGATCGGCTTCGGCGTGATCGCCGGCCTGCGCACGCGCGGCGTCTTTGATGCCACCGTGTTGGTCACCGGACTCATCATCATCGCGATCCCCATCTTCGTGCTGGGATTTTTGGCGCAATTCGTCTTCGGAGTTTGGTTGGGACTCGCGCCGGTGACAGTGGGTGGACGAGCGACCTTCGCCCGACTGTTGCTGCCCGGGATCGTTTTGGGCGCGGTGTCATTCGCGTACGTGGTGCGGTTGACTCGCTCGGCAGTGGCCGCCAACGCGCACGCCGATTACGTCCGCACCGCCACCGCCAAGGGGTTGTCTCGGCCGCGGGTGGTGACGGTGCACATTTTGCGAAACTCGCTGATCCCGGTGGTGACGTTCTTGGGCGCTGATCTCGGGGCGCTGATGGGCGGAGCCATTGTGACCGAAGGCATCTTCAACATCCACGGCGTCGGCGGGGTGCTGTATCAGGCGGTCACCCGACAGGAGGCGCCGACGGTGGTGTCGATCGTGACGGTGCTGGTGTTGATTTATCTGATCACCAATCTGTTGGTGGACCTGCTGTACGCGGCCCTGGACCCGCGGATCCGATATGGCTGA
- a CDS encoding peptide ABC transporter substrate-binding protein produces the protein MRRIWATLAAITVGLLAVAPVVGCGGGVLSPDAVVVNGGEPPNPLIPTGTNDSNGARIIDRLFAGLMSYDAAGKPSLEVAQSIETVDNLNYRITLKPGWKFTDGSAVTAHSFVDAWNYGALSSNAQLQQHFFSPIAGYEDVAEVADPPNGKRTTMSGLQVINDLEFTVRLKAPTIDFTLRLGFTAFYPLPDAAFRDMAAFGRHPIGNGPYQLDDGADGPAWEHNVNIDLVPNPEYHGNRKPHNKGLRFEFYANLDTAYSDLLSGNLDVLDTIPSSALTIYRRDLGDNATSGPAAMNQSLDTPLRLPHFGGEEGRLRRLALSAAINRPQICQQIFAGTRSPARDFTARSLPGFDPRLPGNDALDFNPERARQLWAQANAISPWSGRYAIAYNADSGHQEWVDAVANSIKNVLGIDAAGAPQPTFAGLRTQITNRTIDTAFRSGWQGDYPSMIEFLAPLYTTGAGSNDVGYSSREFDAALAAAEAAPNLREADALANVAQRILLHDMPVVPLWDYVSVVGWSAEVSNVTVTWNGLPDYENIVKG, from the coding sequence ATGCGCCGGATCTGGGCCACGCTGGCCGCCATCACCGTCGGACTGCTGGCGGTCGCACCGGTCGTCGGTTGCGGCGGCGGTGTGCTGAGCCCGGATGCGGTGGTCGTCAACGGCGGCGAACCGCCCAACCCGTTGATCCCGACCGGCACCAACGACAGCAACGGCGCTCGGATCATCGATCGCCTGTTCGCCGGCCTGATGTCCTACGATGCCGCCGGCAAACCGTCCCTGGAGGTTGCCCAGTCGATCGAGACCGTCGACAACCTCAACTACCGAATCACCCTCAAACCGGGCTGGAAGTTCACCGACGGCTCGGCCGTGACGGCCCATTCGTTCGTTGACGCGTGGAATTACGGGGCGCTGAGCTCCAATGCTCAACTGCAGCAGCACTTCTTCAGTCCGATCGCGGGATATGAAGACGTTGCCGAGGTTGCCGACCCGCCCAACGGAAAGCGGACCACCATGTCCGGACTCCAGGTGATCAATGATCTCGAGTTCACCGTGCGGCTTAAGGCGCCGACCATCGACTTCACGTTGCGCCTGGGCTTCACCGCGTTCTATCCGCTGCCGGACGCGGCGTTTCGGGACATGGCGGCGTTTGGCCGTCACCCCATTGGCAACGGGCCTTACCAGCTCGACGATGGCGCCGATGGGCCAGCCTGGGAGCACAACGTCAATATTGACCTGGTGCCCAACCCCGAGTACCACGGCAATCGGAAACCCCACAACAAGGGCCTGCGGTTCGAGTTCTACGCCAACCTGGATACCGCGTATTCCGACCTGCTATCCGGCAATCTCGATGTGCTGGACACGATTCCATCGAGTGCGCTGACGATCTACCGGCGCGACCTGGGCGACAACGCCACCAGCGGGCCCGCAGCGATGAACCAGTCACTCGACACCCCGCTGCGGCTGCCGCATTTCGGTGGCGAGGAGGGCCGGCTGCGCCGGTTGGCGCTGTCGGCTGCCATCAACCGCCCGCAGATCTGCCAGCAGATATTCGCCGGCACCCGCAGTCCCGCACGCGATTTCACCGCCCGCTCGTTGCCCGGATTCGACCCCAGGCTACCAGGCAACGACGCATTGGACTTCAATCCCGAACGGGCCCGCCAACTTTGGGCGCAAGCCAATGCCATTTCGCCATGGAGCGGCCGGTACGCGATCGCCTACAACGCTGACAGCGGTCATCAGGAGTGGGTGGATGCGGTGGCCAACAGCATCAAGAACGTCTTGGGAATCGACGCGGCCGGAGCGCCGCAGCCGACCTTCGCGGGCTTACGCACTCAGATCACCAACCGCACCATCGACACCGCATTCCGCTCCGGATGGCAGGGCGACTACCCGTCGATGATCGAATTCCTCGCCCCGCTGTATACCACCGGAGCGGGATCCAACGACGTCGGCTACTCCAGTCGTGAGTTCGACGCGGCGCTGGCTGCCGCCGAGGCCGCGCCCAATCTGCGGGAGGCCGATGCGCTGGCCAACGTCGCGCAGCGAATCCTGTTGCACGACATGCCAGTCGTGCCGCTGTGGGACTACGTCAGCGTAGTGGGTTGGTCGGCCGAGGTCAGCAACGTCACGGTCACCTGGAACGGACTGCCCGACTACGAGAACATCGTCAAGGGCTGA
- the acs gene encoding acetate--CoA ligase, which yields MTDDTTESPSAYPPPEHFVEQANARAELYREAAEDWLAFWAKQANRLSWATPFTEVLDWSDAPFAKWFVGGKLNVAYNCVDRHVEAGHGDRVAIHWEGEPTGHRRTLTYADLRAQVCKAANALTDLGLVAGDRVAIYLPLIPEAVIAMLACARLGIMHSVVFGGFAAHALQTRIADAQAKLLITSDGQFRRGKPVPLKDAADEAVSAPDSPIEHVLVVRRTGIDVSWNDARDLWWHDVVDPAAPEHTPEPFDAEHPLFLLYTSGTTGKPKGIVHTSGGYLTQCCYTVHTIFDVKPDSDVFWCTADIGWVTGHTYGVYGPLANGITEVLYEGTPNTPDEHRHFQIIERYGVTIYYTAPTLIRTFMKWGREIPDAHDLSSLRLLGSVGEPINPEAWRWYREVIGADRVPVVDTWWQTETGSAMISPLPGVAVTKPGSAMAALPGISAKIVDDHGDPLEPGGDKDVSGYLVLDRPWPSMLRGIWGDPERYRETYWSKFADKGFYFAGDGARFDADGAIWLLGRIDDVMNVSGHRISTAEVESALVGHGGVAEAAVVGVADDTTTQAICAFVVLRANCEPNDSTVDELRTHVAREISPIARPREVHVVPELPKTRSGKIMRRLLRDVAENRDLGDTSTLLDPSVFDAIRAAK from the coding sequence GTGACCGACGACACTACCGAAAGCCCGTCGGCCTATCCTCCGCCGGAGCACTTCGTCGAGCAGGCGAACGCTCGCGCCGAGTTGTATCGCGAAGCCGCGGAAGACTGGCTGGCTTTCTGGGCCAAGCAGGCCAACCGGCTGTCCTGGGCCACACCGTTCACCGAGGTGCTGGACTGGTCAGACGCGCCGTTCGCCAAGTGGTTCGTCGGCGGCAAGCTCAACGTCGCATACAACTGCGTCGATCGCCACGTCGAGGCCGGCCACGGCGATCGGGTCGCCATCCACTGGGAAGGCGAGCCCACAGGCCACCGCCGCACGCTGACCTATGCCGATCTGCGGGCACAGGTGTGCAAAGCGGCCAACGCGCTGACCGACCTGGGTCTGGTCGCCGGTGACCGCGTCGCGATCTACCTGCCGTTGATCCCCGAGGCCGTGATCGCGATGCTGGCCTGCGCGCGGCTGGGAATCATGCACAGTGTCGTCTTCGGGGGCTTCGCGGCGCACGCGCTGCAGACACGTATCGCCGACGCCCAAGCCAAACTCCTGATCACCAGCGACGGACAATTCCGCCGCGGCAAGCCGGTTCCGCTGAAGGATGCCGCCGACGAGGCGGTCTCTGCCCCAGACAGCCCGATCGAGCACGTTCTGGTGGTGCGGCGCACCGGAATTGACGTGTCCTGGAACGACGCCCGCGACCTGTGGTGGCACGATGTCGTCGACCCGGCCGCACCCGAACACACCCCCGAACCGTTCGACGCCGAACACCCGTTATTCCTGCTCTACACATCGGGAACGACCGGCAAGCCCAAGGGCATCGTGCACACCAGCGGCGGCTATCTCACCCAGTGCTGCTATACGGTCCACACCATTTTCGACGTCAAACCCGACAGCGACGTGTTCTGGTGCACTGCCGATATCGGCTGGGTCACCGGGCACACCTACGGCGTCTACGGCCCGCTGGCCAACGGGATCACCGAGGTGCTCTATGAGGGCACACCCAACACCCCCGATGAACACCGGCATTTCCAGATCATCGAAAGGTACGGCGTCACAATCTATTACACGGCCCCCACCCTCATTCGTACCTTTATGAAGTGGGGCCGTGAGATTCCCGACGCGCACGACCTGTCCAGCCTGCGGCTGTTGGGGTCGGTGGGCGAGCCGATCAACCCGGAGGCGTGGCGCTGGTACCGCGAAGTCATTGGCGCGGACCGTGTTCCGGTGGTCGACACCTGGTGGCAGACCGAGACGGGCTCGGCGATGATCTCGCCGCTGCCGGGAGTCGCTGTGACCAAACCCGGTTCGGCAATGGCGGCACTGCCTGGAATCTCGGCCAAGATCGTCGACGACCATGGCGACCCGCTAGAGCCGGGCGGCGACAAGGACGTCAGCGGATACCTGGTCCTGGACAGGCCGTGGCCCTCGATGCTGCGCGGCATTTGGGGGGACCCGGAGCGGTATCGGGAAACGTACTGGTCCAAGTTCGCCGACAAGGGTTTCTATTTCGCCGGCGACGGCGCCCGTTTCGACGCCGACGGCGCGATCTGGCTATTGGGCCGCATCGACGACGTGATGAATGTGTCGGGGCACCGCATCTCCACGGCCGAGGTGGAATCGGCACTCGTCGGTCACGGCGGGGTGGCCGAGGCCGCGGTGGTCGGAGTTGCCGACGACACCACCACGCAGGCCATCTGTGCGTTCGTGGTGCTCCGCGCTAACTGCGAACCCAACGACTCGACTGTCGACGAACTGCGCACCCATGTCGCTCGGGAGATCTCGCCGATCGCCCGGCCGCGTGAGGTCCACGTCGTGCCGGAGCTGCCCAAGACCCGTAGCGGCAAGATCATGCGCCGGCTATTGCGCGATGTTGCCGAAAACCGCGACCTGGGCGACACGTCCACGCTGCTCGATCCCAGCGTGTTCGACGCGATCCGGGCCGCGAAGTAG
- a CDS encoding S1 family peptidase, whose translation MQTALRSCAAIVAALWALVSLPANTAAADDKVPLGGGAGIVVNGGTLCTLTAIGHDKFGDLIGFTSAHCGGPGAPVAAEGPGNNPPVGTMVAGNDALDYAVIKFDPAKVTPVANFNGFAINGIGPDPTFGQIACKQGRTTGNSCGVTWGPGQDPGSILMQVCGGPGDSGAPVTVDNLLVGMIHGAFSENLPTCVTKYIPLHTPAVVMSFNADLADINEKNRPGSGFVPVGT comes from the coding sequence TTGCAGACGGCGCTCCGCAGCTGCGCGGCGATCGTTGCCGCGCTCTGGGCACTGGTATCCCTGCCGGCGAATACCGCGGCTGCCGACGACAAGGTCCCGTTGGGCGGCGGTGCCGGCATCGTGGTCAATGGGGGCACGCTGTGCACCCTGACCGCCATCGGCCACGACAAGTTCGGCGATCTCATCGGCTTCACCTCCGCGCACTGTGGGGGACCGGGCGCACCCGTCGCCGCCGAGGGTCCGGGGAACAATCCCCCGGTAGGCACGATGGTTGCCGGCAATGACGCCCTCGACTACGCGGTGATCAAGTTCGATCCGGCCAAGGTGACACCGGTGGCCAACTTCAACGGCTTTGCCATCAACGGCATCGGCCCGGACCCGACTTTCGGGCAGATCGCCTGTAAGCAGGGGCGCACCACCGGCAACTCGTGCGGCGTCACCTGGGGACCGGGCCAGGACCCGGGCAGCATCCTGATGCAGGTCTGCGGGGGACCGGGAGACTCCGGTGCGCCGGTGACGGTTGACAATCTGCTGGTCGGGATGATCCACGGCGCGTTCAGCGAAAACCTGCCCACGTGCGTCACCAAGTACATCCCGCTGCACACCCCGGCAGTGGTGATGTCGTTCAACGCGGACCTGGCCGACATCAACGAAAAGAACCGGCCGGGTTCGGGATTCGTCCCGGTGGGGACGTAG
- a CDS encoding phage holin family protein produces MSKPDRNSGVPSTLTTIPLADPHAGPAEPSIGDLIKDATTQMSTLVRAEVELARAEITRDVKKGLTGSVFFISALVILFYSTFFFFFFLAELLDTWIWRWVAFLVVFAIMVVVTLVLALFGFLKVRRIRGPRQTIESVRETREALTPGHDKSGPPKAITSDGRPPTDPSGW; encoded by the coding sequence GTGAGCAAACCTGATCGCAACAGCGGTGTGCCCAGCACGCTGACCACGATTCCGCTGGCCGACCCACACGCCGGACCTGCTGAGCCGTCGATCGGTGACCTGATCAAAGACGCGACAACTCAAATGTCGACGCTGGTGCGTGCCGAGGTCGAACTGGCCCGCGCCGAGATTACCCGTGACGTGAAGAAGGGGCTAACCGGCAGCGTTTTCTTCATCTCCGCGCTGGTGATCCTGTTCTACTCCACGTTCTTTTTCTTCTTTTTCCTCGCCGAGCTCTTGGACACCTGGATCTGGCGCTGGGTGGCGTTCCTCGTCGTGTTCGCGATCATGGTGGTAGTCACCCTGGTGCTGGCCCTGTTTGGGTTCTTGAAGGTCCGCCGGATCCGTGGACCGCGGCAGACCATCGAATCGGTCAGGGAGACGCGCGAAGCGCTCACCCCAGGCCATGACAAGTCCGGGCCCCCGAAGGCGATCACGTCAGACGGCAGGCCGCCGACCGACCCCTCAGGTTGGTAA
- a CDS encoding alpha/beta fold hydrolase yields the protein MPAPDPSVTRIDGPWRHLDVHANGIRFHIVEAVTDDAQPAATRPLVILLHGFGSFWWSWRHQLRGLTGARVVAVDLRGYGGSDKPPRGYDGWTLAGDTAGLIRALGHSSATLVGHADGGLACWTTALLHSRLVRAIALISSPHPAALRRTTLLRRDQGRALLPTLLRYQIPIWPERLLTRDNADEIERLVRSRSCAKWQAGEDFSESIGYLRQAIQIPGAAHCALEYQRWAVRSQLRGEGRRFMRSMIAQLGIPLLHLRGDLDPYVLAVAVERTQRYAPHGRYISIAGAGHFSHEEAPDDVNRHLVRFLEQVHGSRLS from the coding sequence ATGCCAGCACCAGATCCGTCGGTGACGCGGATCGACGGGCCGTGGCGCCATCTGGATGTGCACGCCAACGGCATCCGGTTCCACATCGTTGAGGCGGTAACTGACGACGCCCAGCCGGCCGCGACCCGGCCGCTGGTCATCCTGCTGCATGGGTTCGGCTCGTTCTGGTGGTCGTGGCGTCACCAGCTGCGCGGACTGACCGGGGCGCGAGTGGTCGCGGTCGACCTGCGCGGTTATGGCGGCAGTGACAAACCACCTCGCGGCTACGACGGCTGGACCCTGGCCGGCGACACCGCCGGACTCATTCGTGCGCTCGGCCACTCGTCGGCGACCTTGGTCGGCCACGCCGACGGCGGACTGGCTTGTTGGACCACCGCGCTGCTGCATTCCCGGCTGGTGCGCGCCATCGCCCTGATCAGCTCACCGCACCCCGCCGCGCTACGCCGAACCACGCTGCTGCGGCGCGATCAGGGACGGGCATTGCTACCAACGCTGCTGCGCTACCAGATTCCCATCTGGCCGGAACGCTTGCTGACTCGCGATAACGCCGACGAGATCGAACGCCTGGTCCGCAGCCGTAGTTGCGCCAAATGGCAAGCCGGCGAAGACTTTTCGGAGAGCATCGGCTATCTGCGGCAGGCCATCCAGATCCCGGGGGCCGCGCACTGCGCGCTGGAGTACCAGCGCTGGGCGGTGCGCAGCCAGCTGCGCGGCGAAGGCCGGCGATTCATGCGATCGATGATTGCCCAGCTTGGCATCCCGCTGCTCCACCTACGCGGTGACCTCGATCCCTACGTACTGGCTGTGGCGGTCGAGCGCACTCAGCGTTACGCGCCGCACGGCCGTTACATATCCATTGCCGGCGCAGGACATTTCAGCCATGAAGAGGCGCCCGACGACGTCAACCGGCATCTGGTCCGGTTTCTCGAGCAGGTGCACGGATCCCGGCTCAGCTGA
- the marP gene encoding acid resistance serine protease MarP, with protein MTPSQWLDIAVLAVAFIAAVSGWRSGALGSTLSFAGVLLGAIAGVLLAPHIVSHIAAPRAKLFTALFLILALVVVGEVAGVVLGRAVRGAIRNRPVRAIDSVIGVGVQLVVVLTAAWLLATPLTQSKDQPELAAAVRGSRVLAQVNDVAPTWLKSVPKRLSALLNTSGLPAVLEPFSRTPVIPVASPDPELANSPVVLATAPSVVKVRSLAPSCQKVLEGSGFVIAPDRVMTNAHVVAGSNSVSVYASGKPFDATVVSYDPSVDIAILDVPNLPPPPLTFAETEAKTGTSVVVMGYPGGGNFTATPARIREAIKLSGPDIYRSPQPVTRDVYTIRATVEQGDSGGPLIDLNGQVLGVVFGAAVDDPDTGFVLTATEVAGQLAKIGATQQVGTGACVS; from the coding sequence ATGACCCCGTCGCAGTGGCTGGATATCGCGGTCTTGGCGGTCGCCTTCATCGCGGCGGTATCCGGCTGGCGTTCGGGCGCACTGGGCTCAACGCTGTCGTTTGCGGGTGTGCTGCTGGGCGCGATAGCCGGCGTGCTGTTGGCGCCGCACATCGTCAGCCACATCGCCGCACCGCGAGCCAAATTGTTCACCGCGCTCTTTTTGATACTGGCGCTGGTCGTCGTCGGTGAGGTCGCCGGTGTGGTGCTGGGACGGGCGGTGCGCGGCGCAATCCGCAACCGGCCGGTCCGTGCCATCGACTCGGTCATCGGGGTGGGAGTGCAGCTCGTCGTGGTGCTGACCGCGGCCTGGTTGCTAGCGACGCCGCTGACGCAGTCGAAGGACCAGCCCGAGCTGGCTGCCGCGGTCCGCGGTTCGCGGGTACTCGCTCAGGTCAACGACGTGGCGCCCACCTGGCTGAAGTCGGTGCCCAAGCGGTTGTCGGCGCTGCTGAACACCTCCGGCCTGCCGGCGGTGCTAGAGCCGTTCAGCCGCACCCCGGTCATCCCGGTCGCCTCACCGGACCCGGAGCTGGCGAACAGCCCGGTCGTGCTGGCGACCGCGCCCAGTGTCGTCAAGGTCCGCAGCCTGGCACCCAGTTGCCAGAAGGTGTTGGAGGGCAGTGGGTTTGTGATAGCACCGGATCGGGTGATGACGAACGCGCATGTGGTGGCCGGATCCAACAGCGTCTCGGTGTACGCCAGCGGCAAGCCCTTCGACGCGACCGTGGTGTCCTATGACCCGTCGGTCGACATCGCGATCCTGGACGTCCCCAACCTGCCGCCACCGCCGCTGACGTTCGCCGAAACCGAGGCGAAAACCGGCACCAGTGTGGTGGTGATGGGCTATCCCGGCGGTGGTAACTTCACTGCGACCCCGGCCCGGATTCGTGAGGCCATCAAGCTCAGCGGCCCCGACATCTACCGGAGTCCACAGCCGGTCACTCGCGACGTCTACACCATCAGAGCCACTGTGGAACAAGGTGATTCGGGTGGACCGTTGATCGATCTCAACGGTCAGGTGCTCGGGGTGGTGTTCGGCGCGGCGGTCGATGACCCCGACACCGGCTTCGTGTTGACCGCCACCGAGGTGGCGGGCCAGCTGGCCAAGATCGGCGCGACCCAGCAGGTGGGCACCGGCGCCTGCGTCAGCTGA
- a CDS encoding NUDIX hydrolase — protein MTSRREAPVSAAVALTPELGPSWLRPLVDNVDQVPDAFRRRLPADVLAMVTAARATASLSRDGRDAAVLVLFSGPVDGPANGGLPDDADLLLTVRASTLRHHAGQAAFPGGTSDPADDGPVATALREAHEETGVDVGRLHPLATMERTFIAPSRFHVVPVLAYSPDPGPVHVVNEAETAIVTRVPVRAFINPANRLMVYRGSLSRRWAGPAFLLNQMLVWGFTGQVISAVLDVAGWAQHWDTSDVRELDDAMMLVGEGGGLR, from the coding sequence GTGACTAGCCGGAGGGAGGCGCCGGTGAGTGCTGCGGTCGCCTTGACTCCTGAGCTGGGCCCGTCGTGGCTGCGCCCGCTCGTCGACAACGTCGATCAGGTACCTGACGCGTTTCGGCGCCGGTTGCCCGCCGACGTGCTGGCCATGGTGACTGCCGCGCGAGCAACAGCCTCGTTAAGCCGCGACGGCCGCGACGCCGCCGTTCTGGTGCTGTTCTCGGGCCCGGTGGACGGGCCGGCCAACGGCGGTCTGCCCGACGATGCCGACCTGCTGCTGACGGTGCGGGCCTCGACCCTGCGTCACCACGCTGGCCAGGCCGCCTTCCCCGGTGGCACATCCGATCCCGCGGACGACGGGCCCGTGGCCACCGCCCTTCGGGAAGCGCACGAGGAGACCGGCGTTGACGTGGGACGGCTCCACCCGCTGGCCACCATGGAGCGGACGTTCATCGCGCCCTCCCGGTTCCACGTCGTGCCCGTGCTGGCGTATTCGCCGGATCCCGGGCCGGTGCATGTTGTCAACGAGGCCGAGACGGCGATCGTGACACGGGTTCCGGTGCGTGCCTTCATCAATCCGGCCAACCGGCTGATGGTGTACCGCGGCAGCCTGAGTCGCCGCTGGGCCGGTCCGGCGTTTCTGTTGAACCAGATGCTGGTGTGGGGATTCACTGGCCAGGTGATTTCTGCGGTGCTCGACGTCGCCGGCTGGGCCCAACATTGGGACACCAGCGATGTCCGTGAGCTGGACGACGCGATGATGCTGGTCGGCGAAGGTGGTGGGTTGCGATGA
- a CDS encoding TlpA family protein disulfide reductase has translation MSRLTGRTRWTIAILAVVAALIVALMGQLRDSSPPSSITQAPAAREHRDADTPAALAGPRQRANLPPCPAGQNSGPVALRDVVVECAADGSPVDVARALAGRRVVINLWAYWCAPCTAELPAMAEYQRRIGSEVMVVTVHQDENETAALLRLADLGVRLPTLQDGRRKVAAALRVANVMPATVVLRPDGSVAQTLPRAFRSADEIAAAVGNQVG, from the coding sequence ATATCGCGGTTGACCGGGAGGACCCGCTGGACCATCGCGATCCTGGCCGTCGTGGCCGCGCTGATCGTGGCGCTGATGGGCCAGCTGCGAGATAGTTCCCCACCCAGTTCCATCACCCAGGCACCCGCCGCACGTGAACACCGCGACGCCGACACCCCGGCAGCGCTGGCCGGACCGCGGCAGCGCGCGAACCTGCCGCCCTGCCCCGCGGGCCAGAATTCCGGGCCGGTAGCGCTGCGGGATGTGGTGGTGGAATGCGCGGCGGACGGCTCGCCGGTCGACGTCGCGCGGGCGCTGGCCGGCCGCCGGGTGGTCATCAATTTGTGGGCATACTGGTGCGCGCCGTGTACGGCCGAGCTGCCGGCGATGGCCGAGTATCAGCGACGGATCGGGTCCGAGGTGATGGTGGTGACTGTGCATCAGGACGAGAACGAGACGGCCGCCCTGCTGCGGTTGGCCGATCTCGGCGTTCGGCTGCCCACGCTGCAGGACGGCCGTCGTAAGGTAGCGGCGGCGCTGCGGGTGGCAAATGTGATGCCCGCAACCGTGGTGCTGCGGCCGGACGGTAGCGTGGCCCAGACGCTGCCGCGGGCTTTCCGTAGTGCCGACGAGATCGCGGCCGCCGTCGGAAACCAGGTGGGGTGA